Genomic segment of Anopheles darlingi chromosome X, idAnoDarlMG_H_01, whole genome shotgun sequence:
TTGGTACGACTCGGACTGCTCGTTCAGCTCCTTGCGGGCGAAGTCGAACGATTTGCGCAACGTCTCGAGCCGCTGCACGTGATCGTCCAGCTGGCCCTTAAGCGTCGCACACTCGCGCTCGAGCTTGCGCTTCTCCGACGACAGCTTGTGCACGGCATCGATCTGCGAACGCTCCACTTCCTCCTTGGCCGAGAGCGAACGCTTCAGCCGCTCGGCCTCCTCGGTCAGCTCGGCGATCTCGTCGCGCTGCTTCCGCAGGGCTGCCTCGCTCTCGCGCTCCTTCGTCCGTAGCTTCTTGATGATGGTCGAATGCTGGAGCACCTGCTTGGACAGCCCTTCGCCCTCCTTCCGCAGCTCGCCAATCATGAAGTCGCGCTCGGCAAGCGCCTTCTCCATCTCGCCCCGCTGCACCCGGCCCTGCGATTCCGCTCGCAGCGCCTCGTACTGCCGCCGGAGCGTTTCCTTCTCGCGGATCGAGCTCTGGAACTTGCGCTCGAGCGCCGACAGCCGCTGCGTGTAACCTTCCGCGTCCGCACTACCATCGGCTGCCCGCTTGGCACGCGTCTCCTGCTGGGCAAGCAGTAGCTGGGCATTCTGCTCCTGCAACTCGGCATTCTGGCGGCCAAGCTCGACCAGACGGAACTCGCGCTGCTCTAGCAGCTCCGACAGTTCGGCGATGCGCCGCAACGACCGTTCCGCCTCCGGTAGGCTGGTACTTTCGTCACTGTTACCACTGTGAACCGATATCTCGGACGGTTCGCGCGTATGCCCCCGCTGCTTCTTGATCAACAGCACTTCGATGTCGGGCGTCTTGCCATCGCCGGACAGTTTGAGTGGGCTCGTCCGGTAGGCGccactgttggtgctgctcgagTCACCCCCGTTCGGGCTCGAAATGATCTCGATATCGGACGAGGTGGCCGTCTCAATTTCGTCATCGTTGGGCGTCCCGGTGACCGTTGCCATCAACGGAATCGATAAATTACCACTGCCGCTCGCCTCTCGATCCCGTCCCTGCACGTCACGCTGTCCAGCCGCACTGTTGGTGGTACTGTTggagctaccaccaccaccaccaccaccaccaccaccactgctaccCACTGTTAGCTCTTCGAAGCTTTGTGTCGAATCGGATATTTCCGTTTGAATTTCGACATTCTCATAGCTTCGGTCTAAAAGATCCTgctcttcttgctgctgctgctgctgctgctgttgttggtgcttttCCTGTGCATTCCACTGTTCCGACAACGTGACCTCAGAATCGTTCGATTCCTCCGTGTCGGTTGCACTCACCTCGGAGATTGCTAGCTTCATTGGAGCCGATGGATGGACGTCCTGGGTCAGTGTGCCGGTGGAGAGGGACAGCGTCAGATGGAGGCTGCTCCGGCCCGGTGCAACTGTAATTGGTGCTGCCGTTCCCGTTGTTTCCATCACCGTGATCGGTTGCTCCGACAGCGTGTACGAGAGGGAATCATCATCCTCGACGCTGATCTCGTCGTCCTGGTCAGCACCATCCTGCTGTCCAGCGGTGAGTTCCAGATCGCGCCGCGTAACGGTCCTGTAAGTGCGTCGCTCCTCGAGCACTTCGGGGCCGTCGGTCACGGACACACTGCACGACGACTCGTTGGCCGTGATCGAGTCGGGGGACGAGTCACTCGAGATTGTGCCGAGCGTTCCACCGATCACCTCCACCGATTCGCTCTCATCCTGTGTCCCGGTTACGCACGGTGACAGCTGGCTGGGTGAGGTAAGCGCCGAGCCCGGTGTTGTGGCCGGGCTAAGCACTTCAATCGACTCGGAGCTATCCTTCTCGGTCGGTGACAGCGTATCGCCCAGCACACCGTACGATCCCTGATGACTCCGGACGGTCCCTAGCGGGGCAGGGGCCTCCTCGCGAATGCTCATCTTCGGCAGCTCGCTGCTGCCCGACTCTTcgaaacttttgcgcttcagGCTTGCTGGGGGCTTGGTTACAGCGACGGCCACCGAATTGCCAGTGCTGTGACCCAATCCACTGCCAGCACTCGGCTCGAAGAAGGATCCGGTGAACGAGCCCCACACGCTACCGCTCACCTGTGCCGTTAACGTTTCCTTCGACTGTGACACGCCCTCGCCAGCCACCGGCGTGTTCGGGACGGTTTTGCTGCCCGCCAGCTTCCGGGGTGGGGCGCTGTCCCCGTGCTGCAATGCTGGATCTACCGTTTCATCAGCGAGCCGCTGGATCGTGTTACCACCGGACGGTCCTACCGGTTCCTCTTCATCCTTGATATCGAGCGCTTTGTCGATCTGCTTCTGGGCCTCCTTGAGGGCATTCTTCGCCAAGCTCGCAATACCTGCCGTGTCGAACCAGCTCATCCTGGCAGCCGTAGGTAGCAGGCCCGTCGGGCGCTGTCGGGCACCAACACCTCACTCCACACGGCCACGTCAATACGGTTGTCTTCGTCGTACCGGCAGCATCAGGGCCACGGTAAACACCTCTCTGCGACGTCACACCGTTCGTCGCCAACTACTCCACGCACCCAAGGACGACGGATAAACCAGGGACCAGGCAACTTCTAGCTACAGACGACTCCGCCTTTCGATTCGACCACACTCGAAGCAACACCGTAGGGACATCCAACAAAGCACTACGTTGCGCTCGCtgttgtgatgatggttttttttatggaattCCTCTTATTCaactttgttttttgttttgccctttttcgctCCGCTCGAGCAATACTCTTGCATGCAAAAGTTCTacagtaaaaagaaaaaaagaaacagaacaacaacaacacacgcaACCAACTCgaagtgtcagtgtgtgtccGAGAGCGATATTGCGTTGCCGCTCGCATGGATGACGCTGATATGTTGATGATTCTaaatttaaagaaagaaaatcagTGGTGTATCGTAAACACATGgcatgtttcttttttatttaacaGCTTTTCACAGCAATTTGCAACTAATAAGCTAAAAAGGTTTGTAAAGGTCCAATCATTCTTCAGTCTGAAGCAGTGCCGGAAAAGAGGCATAATTATCTTGATTTGGTCTATGGGCACAATGAAAAAAAGCGGAAGGAAAGGTCCCGTATGTGATGCGGAGTACGGTCTGTTTAAATGTTGCGGCAATACTCATGGATTGCGCTGCATGCTTGGAACACGGGAATTTGCCGAAGTTGCTGAGATTGTGAGCTACTCTACACATGTTTACACTATGCTAGTGGGCCTATTCGCCCCTCCTGCACCATCCGAGCTACTGGCTTGGGTTGCCATCAGATTCACAGCGTTTTTCAGCACTTGTTTCTTCACGAAATCGGTCGTCGTAGTGCTAAGATTCGCGCCAGCGCCAAAATTACACTTAACGTAGCCATACAAATTGGCACCATTCAAGGCGAGCGCGATGAGCACCAACAGCTGCAGACAGAAATAGGGAAATTAGATGGAATGTAGCTCATGGAGCAGACTGATTGCGGCTAGAATTCCTTCCATACCAGCCACTTGAACTTGAAGCCAAACAGAGccacgatgaagaagaacgcCCAGATAACCGGACATAGCACGAGCGCCATCCAGAAGATGCGCACTTCGTGCGGGTTGAATTTGGGGGTGTAGCTTTCGCCCTTTTTCGATTCGAAGATCCAGTGCGATACGCCAGCGTCGTCCACGTAGTTCCACCAGCGCAGTCCCACCAGCAAGCGACCGGTGATGTTTTTCACCGTCCAAAAGTCggccgacagcagcagtaccacgaACACGAAGCTCGTGATGAAGCTGCTACTGAACCAACCACAGAACAAGTACGTCGCAATGGCCGCTGCGCGGAACGCGATGTGAAAGAACGTCACGTACGGGTGGCTGTAAATGGGACGGCAGAACGATAGATTATGGTCGCCAGTAACAGTAGAGCGCGCATCGACATACGAGAGCCTTTTGACGATGCCATCCTGGTTGATTTCATCCTCCTCGCCGAACGGAACGGCTTCATCCAGTAAGGGTACCTGTAAGCGGATCGGAAACACCGGAGAGAATTAAAACCGAATCGAACTACGTTTCATCGAGAGGTACAGGATGTTTAAAACTAACCGCAGCCGAGGACATGGTAGTCACTCTAAAATCCCCTTGTTGTCGGTTTTTCTAGAGTGCCACGAATTTTCGATGTTTGCTTTGATCCGACAAGTTCGGAGCAGCGTAGCGACTGTCACATACGGTGCCTTGCGTTTACAGTCACTGGCTTATAAAAACACACCATGAAACCGAACACAACGGTGAGCTgtcaggcacacacacaaacacacacaaacacacacacacaacacacgggAGAAATGTCAACGTCGCCTCACAGCTGGTATGCTCCAAAATAGGAATCCTGTTCTTTCGTGCCACGGTGAATAGCCATTTCAGCGAAGCACAAGTGCGATCTCTGCGTATTCGGCCCTCCTATCGTGCATTTATTTGTATGTTCCAGTTAGCCAATGACGAGCTCTGAAAATTATCGCAGTGCGTCCAAGAGTAAGACAAAGCGGAAACGGATGCAAATTTTGCAAAACCGACAACAGGGTAACTTTCTCTTCTCTACCCTCCACATACGTCCTGTTTTTTAGCGCATGACCCCGGCTGGAACGATCCACCGAAGGTAGCCGCCGGTGCCATCGAAGGAATCTACACCGCACCGAGCCAACCGAAACTTCTGCTCAACAAGCGTGTAGCATTTCCGCTGCAATCTGGCTCTAAGGCAGTAGCGCCTGGCCCAGCGACAGCGGGCGGTCCACCGATGATGGCTGGACCGCCACCTTCCGTTGGGCCACCGGTTACGAACCGTCGCAACCGACCTACCTCAGAATCCAGTGCCGATCAGCACGAACCaacgagcgcgagcgcggaCCGTGAGGCCCAATTTTGCCAAATACATTCGGTCCTGAATGAGTGTGTCGAGAGGCTAGATGTGAATCGCCAGCCAGAGGTACAGAAGCGTCTCAAGCTGCTCTATGAAGCATGGTCCGGGAAAAAGCTAGAGGCTGCGCTGGAGCAGTACTTGTACCAGTTTGCGACCGGTAAGTCagctggttcgctggtttgGGGGAATGGAACGGGAACGATAAACTAATTCCTTGCCTTGCCCCGTTTGCTGCAGCCCTGAAGGAGCAGGATGCGACCCGAGCCGGTAGCGTGCATCGCTCGATTATCTGTGATTTCGGCTCGAAGTGTACGCTGTGGGCACCGGCGCTCAGGCAGCTCATCTTCGCCCTGCCAGCGATCGATACCGTTGAGCAACCATCGGACAGTGTGATAGTGAATCCAATCTAGGCACCAGGCGCGTGTGATCACGCCAATGCCCTGGGATGGGGTACGCGTTTGCCTTTATTTGTTACTATATATTCCCTCATATTAAAAGTACATCCAAAGTAAAGTAATAAATGAATCGCTCAATCGCAGCAGTATCGCTTCGCGCGTTACTTAGGCACCACTCTCGTACTGATGACGCCCGCCATGAAGCTGGCCGATTGCTTCGGTACTCGTTCCAGCAGCGGACTGCTAAAGTTGACGTAGAAAAGGCCAAACTTTTCACTGCAAgaggaagacacacacacacacagcgagaaaagcggaaaagggCAATTAATGTTCGTGCGGAAAATGGATAGTACTGTGGTGCGGGGCGTGGGTACCTGTAACCACGTAGCCACTCGAAGTTGTCGATGATGCTCCATGCGGTGTAACCGACGACATGGCAACCATCCGTCACGATCGCATCGAGCAGCGCGTTCAGGTGAGCCCGGTAGTACTCGATACGGCCCGTATCCACCAGCTGCCCATCGTCCGAGAAACCGTTCTCGGTGATCAGGACCGTCGGGTTGGCGTAGTGCGTCCGGAACCAGTTGAGCACCCCTCGTAACCCTTCCGGTACCACGTACAGCCACTGGGATTTCGCGCGTGCCCAGCCCGGATCGACCGATTGCAGGATACGGGCATCACGTGCCCACGACGGTTGCACCGTCGGATCGTAGTCACCCCGCTCGAGGGTGGCTAACCGGCTGGAGTAGTAATTGTAACCGAGGAAGTCGCTGGCACCCCGTAAACGTGCACGCTCGGTCTGGCTGAACGTGGGTAACCGGGAGGTGGACCGTCCCTCGCGCATACTGTGCTCCCCGATGTCCGCTATCATCGTGGCCGGGTAGTTCCCATCCGGTCCGAACAACGGATTGGCAAACCAACCGATCTGCGGTGGAGAAGAGAAGGGGAAAAGGAACAAAGTGGTAAATGGCGATGGCCCTCTGGGCATTGCGGCGTTTGGTTGTGGTACCTGAAagtcgatcgctcgatcgacgaCTGTCGGTGCGGTATCGTTGGTGGCCGGATAGTAGTAGCGACCACTGAGCGTGATGCCAACGACGCCGTCCtgccggtggcggtagtgCTGATCGTATAGGTGGAAGGCGGCTGCGTGGCTGAGTAGTACGTGGTGCGCACACAGGTACTCACCGACACCGGTCGCGTATACCAGTGGGCCGGACCGCCCGGTCCCGTACCCTTCCACGCAGAAATCGTACGGTTCGTTGTGCGTGATCCAAACCTTCACCTGCCGGGGAGAATCTGTGAGTGAGCGATCCGAGCGTGCGTGCACGAGGAGAAGTACTTACCCGATCCCCGAACGTCCGGTACAGCACGTCCGCGTACTGGCGGAAGTAGTCGACGATGAGGGGCGACGCGAAACCACCGAGGTTCTGCAGATACTGGGGCACATCGTAGTGCAGCATGGTGACGACCGGTTCGATGCCGTGCGCCAGCAGCTCATCAATCAACCGGTTGTAGTAGTCGACGGCGTGCGCATTCAGTGACGAAGCATCACCGTACGGGAGCAGGCGGGCCCAGGAGATGGAGAAGCGATAGAAATCGAACCCGACCGCACCGAGCGCCTCGATGTCGCTGGCGTACAGGTGGTAGGAGTCGGCGGCCCGATCACCGGTTGCAccgtccaccaccagctccgggTGCTCGTGCGTCAACGTATCCCATACGCTCGGTCCCTTACCCTCCTCGTCCCAGGCGCCCTCAATCTGGTAGGCTGCGGTAGCGGCCCCGAACCGAAAGTGCACCGGAAACTGCCGCTGGCCGCTCGacaggtgctggtgctgcatggttaccggttccggtggtttcggtAGACCGAGCGCTTGTCGTAACAGCGCCAGTACATCCCTACCAGCGAACGGTGTCTCGACCAGGTTCGCTAGGCCACTGCTGGTACTAGCGTAACCGTCGACGCTTGATCCTACCAAgggcaccagcaacactaCCAGCAGGCTCAGCTTCACACCAGGAAGGGCCACCATGCTTCACGGGCGACACGATGCCTCTTGTCGATTGATGCtgaaggaaggaggagtggAGAAGGGTTAAAGGGCGCGCCCGCGTCCACAACCGTACACCGtaaaccgatccgatcgcgtGCTGGACGCGCACTAAAAGCGTCGCGCGCGTGCTAGCTCGCTTTACCTACCGCCGGACCCCGCCGTTCACCCCACCACACAATCGTGCACCGATCACCGTGTACCACTTAGCAGCCTGTTGCTTATCTGCTTATcagccgccgttgccgccgtgCTGTCACTTTCGGCGTCGGCTTCCTTGTGCTTCTGGCTTGGTAGATGGATCTGCCCTACAAACCGGCTAACCggctcacacacgcacaccctttTTTTACCCGAGCGCATAGCGCGCCAACGATGCGCGCCGCCGTATGTACATGCCAAATTAAGGCCATcccgagggggggagggaggccaCTTCTGGTTTGCAGAGTCGGTATTGAAAGTGAATCGGTTTTAAGAAAACATTAGAGACCCACTCGAGCGGCACAAGGGCCatgatatatatatttatgtgGGTATTGCGAAGGGCACCACGGCACCGACGGTAAACCGCGGTGCGTTGAAGCTGACGAACGTGGTTGTTCGAAGTTCGGTGCGCAGCTACGAGAACAAGCCGGGAGGGTGGCGGGGGTAGGCGAGAAGTGGGGGGACCGCGATAAGCGCTGCCTGGTTCAAAGGGCAACgaggccccccccctcccagtACAACATGattggtttttatttatttatttatgttttactATCTTCGATTGAATGCGTGTCCACGGCTGGGGTCTGGCTGTGAATCCTTTGTGGTATGTTCGTGAGCTACTCGTGTTACCGACGGggacgagcacacacacgcacacacatgcagagcTTCTTCATGtaatcgacatcgacatgtGTGAAGTTGAAGTACGGACATTTTTGGACGATTAAAActaaaagtgtgtgtgtgtgtgtgtgtgcagcgatGTGAGGTCCAGATCACAAGATCAGGCGGGTTCGCTTACCCATATTGAACATTTCTTTCACGTTCACCGTCGGACGGATTACTGAAAAACTTTGAAATTATTTGATAACAGAACTagtttttattacatttccaTTGTGTTTTCTGTCgcccttctttcttcttcttttgctttttcttttacttcttcgccgtgctcttctcttttttcctttttattttacttcttcttcttcttcttcttcttcttcttgcgcaccttgttttgcatcatttttaCTATTAATACGCCAAGCGCCTACTGCTGCGCCACCGGTTTTGTCGTTCGTCGACGTTCTCGTCGGCGGcgctccattttgttttcctttttcttcttccgtcgCATTCCTTGCGATGTTAGGACAGGAGGTTGAGGGTTTTGGGAATGGGGTGGGGTTGGAGTCTGGGGGGAGGAGATTAAAGGGAGCGGGGATGACATTTTGATTCTTTAATCTTCCACTCCCACAAGCAGTGAGCTGGGTGGGAAAAATTGGGAAACATGTGAGCGAGAGGGAGTGAgtcttcccaaaaaccatcccctcctcccccttccccccactaCGACATATGTCCCTACAAATGCTTTAAACGTAACGCACGCAGGAGGTGAGACGCGCCAGCTCTTCCACGTACGCTCGCCCTCGGTACACTCACGCGTTGTCTGgtattttctgtttctgttgttgatgttgttgttgatgttattgttgttcCTGTATTGCCTTTTGCCgtgtggaagtggaaagtgTCTACCGGGACACCACCTGGAGGAAGCTGAAGCAGAGAACCCCGTGTTGCTCTTGCAactgatctctctctctcagtgtTAGTGTGAGAAGTGCAAGGAGTGCGGAATGGTACGGAAGGAGTGggaaaaaggggtgggggtggggggctggCTACAGTTTCACGGTGCTCTGGCGGCGCTGTAGTGCTGGCGGGCCCCCTCCTTTAATCCATGTTCACTGCACTGTTCAGTATTAAAATCTATATttctgtgggtgtgtgtgtgagtgtgtgtgtatttgtgtgtgtgcgcgcgcgtgtgtgtatgattaatttttttttagtttaacTAAGTTCTGGCCGATCTCCGATCCCGGTGGAAAGTTGATcttgtatgtgtctgtgtaggTAATATGTGTGTACGCGTATGTTTTtgtatgtgggtgtgtgtgtgtgtgtgtgtcaacatCCTAGTCGTAGACCGGGTTTGGTTGGACCTGTGCCCGGATCATTTCTTAGTGCTACTACAGATACCATTCAaggagtttgttgttgttttttgaaatgatttcttcttctttgttcaGTTGCCGCTGTTATACACATatacatccacacacacacacacaaccaaccacccacccacacacccacTCCTCcagcctcacacacacacacacacgcgagtcCCCAGCCCTCCCTTATCGATGAGTCCTGCGTCTTAACTGTGTCATATATGATATAACAGTTGGTATTATGCGTCGTCCCACTTTTTGTCCCTATATTGGGGGAGGTgatcccctttttgggggggagatGAGGGGGGTTTCGGACCCGGCTTGTTTGGCTTGAAATGATGGGAAGTGATATGTCCACTGTGTGACACAACATGCCGCCGCCATGATGACGCCATGACGCCAAAGAGCGCTGCACGAatgcgcagcagcaggcttGCGGCGCACTCTTTGTCAGACTGGTGACTGAGAcaccccactaccaccagcaccgcccctctccccatccccccattTTACCCCATCCTACCGTTCCCAGGGGTGTGATGGTGTGGTTCGGCAGTGGTTCTATTGGGCGGCAACCCCGCTTAGCGGCTCCTcgacgcccccccccccctttccccttcccccaaacTTCGCAATTCCCAGCGCTGCCTCCGCTACACTTGTCGGCGAAAACGtctagtgtatgtgtgtgtgttcgttcgagCATGTTAAGTCGCTTGAAAAGGTTTGTATGTACGcatgtgtgtaggtgtgtgttttgttttgcttttactaCATACTAAAACGATAGATATTGTGATAATCCTTTCCAACATCCTTCCATTCTCTTTTCCCCCCTACCCACGCCCTTTCTCTCCAACgatttcccctccccctctttctttctctctctctctctctttctctctctctctctctttttttctctcttgctaCTTGCTCTCACTCGTCCTGTCTGCTTTCTCCGGCTTAGGAAGAGATTTTCCACCAATGCCTGCAGtccttgcgtgtgtgtgtgtgtgtgtttgtgtgtcttagTTTTGTGAGAAGAAGTTTGCGTGCATGTGTATATTGGTGGTGTTTGgtatgcgtttgtgtgtaGGTGTTCCCTTTTCGCCAGGACAGGTTGCCAGACATCTAGAGGACAGCGGCATCGTTGAGTCCTCTACAACGTCAtcgtaatattttttttgagctctctctctctctctttctttccacaGTTCACagatctctttctcgctctgtatctctctttctctctctctctctctctctctctctctctctctccctctctctactCTCACattctctcttttgtttttttttcaaaatggtAGCCCTACTACTGTTGTACCACCGGCACACAGGGCACAAGGGGTGACATCCGGGGCAccctccacccacccaccaacgaTGCCTAATCTCGTCTCCTATTTTGCTAGTAATAATAAATATGTACATTTACTTTAGAATTACGTTTACGACatttcttcctccccttcaTGCCTCATTCGCTCcacttttggttttgcttagAACTGATTTGTGTTGgatttccaccccctccccagctCCTTTTAGTATCTCCGCGCccgcttctttttctcctccgCATTTGACTTATTCACTAAGCAGCATTATTcccttgtttcttttttttttttaatcttaactttttgttgttgcgaatAGTCCGACGAacacctctctctttctctctctctccggttcGACTAATTCTCCTTCCATTTCTTTTAGGTTAGCCAGATCATTCGAGTGCTTGTTTGCACTTGTTCGCTTGGCCGGTTAATCTACTTAGTCACCATGTTCCGTTTGCCGTCCCTTCCAGTGGACAGCTaggctccgttccgttgtccCATCTGATCGTTGCGGTTTGCCTCATTTGCATTCATTCGCGCATTTAGTCTCGAATCGTATATGTGTCCTTTGTCCACCCTGGTAACCGcgtgagctttttttttgggagaggttttttttgttttttttttgggcaggTTGGAttttgttcgctttttttgtttgttttttttgtttggttttctttcgttcgctttgtgtcgttttcttttgtttgtggATTGAGttaccttctttttcttcttcttcttttcgagtgggggtggagggtggacTATCCAGTTAGTACGTTCAAGGATTactcgggggtttttttttttagtagtTGCATTCTCCGGTAGGCATATTATcgcgtgtttgttttttgttttatttttttgttgttttgttttgttttattttcctcatACATAAACAGACAATACAGTTAGCAAtacgtgcacacatacacggggtGTGCTCCAGTTCagcaaatgttttgttttgttttgctagttacggggtttgtttttcgagGAAAGTGGGTGTGTAATGGTTAGAAGGTGGAAACGAAGGTGGGAACCGGGTGTGGAAAGGGT
This window contains:
- the LOC125959305 gene encoding uncharacterized Golgi apparatus membrane protein-like protein CG5021; its protein translation is MSSAAVPLLDEAVPFGEEDEINQDGIVKRLSHPYVTFFHIAFRAAAIATYLFCGWFSSSFITSFVFVVLLLSADFWTVKNITGRLLVGLRWWNYVDDAGVSHWIFESKKGESYTPKFNPHEVRIFWMALVLCPVIWAFFFIVALFGFKFKWLLLVLIALALNGANLYGYVKCNFGAGANLSTTTTDFVKKQVLKNAVNLMATQASSSDGAGGANRPTSIV
- the LOC125959130 gene encoding TATA element modulatory factor-like, producing MSWFDTAGIASLAKNALKEAQKQIDKALDIKDEEEPVGPSGGNTIQRLADETVDPALQHGDSAPPRKLAGSKTVPNTPVAGEGVSQSKETLTAQVSGSVWGSFTGSFFEPSAGSGLGHSTGNSVAVAVTKPPASLKRKSFEESGSSELPKMSIREEAPAPLGTVRSHQGSYGVLGDTLSPTEKDSSESIEVLSPATTPGSALTSPSQLSPCVTGTQDESESVEVIGGTLGTISSDSSPDSITANESSCSVSVTDGPEVLEERRTYRTVTRRDLELTAGQQDGADQDDEISVEDDDSLSYTLSEQPITVMETTGTAAPITVAPGRSSLHLTLSLSTGTLTQDVHPSAPMKLAISEVSATDTEESNDSEVTLSEQWNAQEKHQQQQQQQQQQEEQDLLDRSYENVEIQTEISDSTQSFEELTVGSSGGGGGGGGGGSSNSTTNSAAGQRDVQGRDREASGSGNLSIPLMATVTGTPNDDEIETATSSDIEIISSPNGGDSSSTNSGAYRTSPLKLSGDGKTPDIEVLLIKKQRGHTREPSEISVHSGNSDESTSLPEAERSLRRIAELSELLEQREFRLVELGRQNAELQEQNAQLLLAQQETRAKRAADGSADAEGYTQRLSALERKFQSSIREKETLRRQYEALRAESQGRVQRGEMEKALAERDFMIGELRKEGEGLSKQVLQHSTIIKKLRTKERESEAALRKQRDEIAELTEEAERLKRSLSAKEEVERSQIDAVHKLSSEKRKLERECATLKGQLDDHVQRLETLRKSFDFARKELNEQSESYQGLLKRSSKLQSVESEYGAVVRQNELLGGQVEELREQLRRAEHEHGQRLVRLKGEHSELLQRLEETEARAEQEKNASAQVTVPLMRQLEALETVLRQKERQWEQREASTAQQLAEAAERAREHADKERSLREQIASLQGRIANLEERLTVALSRAEEMTNSLLQRQLDADLLERDYRQRLAANEDERRSLADRIAHQERHIVQLEQTAGREQREREQQEQRVQHLLQSQQRTHETESSTSQRSESPTLQQSDRRQLGGASPTPSMGNVSLSESLASIPWTVPDVDGDGTAGPPPPAASAAAPIGGSMLPLSNTSLLETLQATLKQRDGEVHQLQWELSRFQQERNVLSTEITNLTMELDGIREQSERSGRLQEEHAELQKRYDALLQMYGESMEKTQELQLDLLDVKEMYKLQINDLLRQQRELTESLNRTAARDQPVPTSVHPSAAAAPSSDTSG
- the LOC125959316 gene encoding steroid receptor RNA activator 1-like, with translation MTSSENYRSASKTHDPGWNDPPKVAAGAIEGIYTAPSQPKLLLNKRVAFPLQSGSKAVAPGPATAGGPPMMAGPPPSVGPPVTNRRNRPTSESSADQHEPTSASADREAQFCQIHSVLNECVERLDVNRQPEVQKRLKLLYEAWSGKKLEAALEQYLYQFATALKEQDATRAGSVHRSIICDFGSKCTLWAPALRQLIFALPAIDTVEQPSDSVIVNPI
- the LOC125959202 gene encoding myrosinase 1-like, coding for MVALPGVKLSLLVVLLVPLVGSSVDGYASTSSGLANLVETPFAGRDVLALLRQALGLPKPPEPVTMQHQHLSSGQRQFPVHFRFGAATAAYQIEGAWDEEGKGPSVWDTLTHEHPELVVDGATGDRAADSYHLYASDIEALGAVGFDFYRFSISWARLLPYGDASSLNAHAVDYYNRLIDELLAHGIEPVVTMLHYDVPQYLQNLGGFASPLIVDYFRQYADVLYRTFGDRVKVWITHNEPYDFCVEGYGTGRSGPLVYATGVGEYLCAHHVLLSHAAAFHLYDQHYRHRQDGVVGITLSGRYYYPATNDTAPTVVDRAIDFQIGWFANPLFGPDGNYPATMIADIGEHSMREGRSTSRLPTFSQTERARLRGASDFLGYNYYSSRLATLERGDYDPTVQPSWARDARILQSVDPGWARAKSQWLYVVPEGLRGVLNWFRTHYANPTVLITENGFSDDGQLVDTGRIEYYRAHLNALLDAIVTDGCHVVGYTAWSIIDNFEWLRGYSEKFGLFYVNFSSPLLERVPKQSASFMAGVISTRVVPK